The following are encoded together in the Streptomyces sp. NBC_01465 genome:
- a CDS encoding bpX5 domain-containing protein, translating to MKPEWVRREPPLAPAAVAACGEVADTLVAAVRGALAEGRGARLRAVRDAEWVVVLAGEAGGTDLPWVDGAIWLGEDSGVFVPTHLAVRPGAALVAGAARRYVPDGHGLIVMLAEPGLLLSSPVPVRPVTEAELS from the coding sequence GTGAAGCCCGAGTGGGTACGCCGCGAGCCTCCGCTGGCGCCTGCTGCCGTGGCCGCATGCGGGGAGGTGGCCGATACGCTGGTCGCCGCTGTCCGGGGTGCGCTCGCCGAGGGGCGCGGGGCGCGGCTTCGGGCCGTGCGCGACGCGGAGTGGGTCGTGGTGCTGGCGGGTGAAGCGGGGGGAACTGATCTTCCCTGGGTCGACGGGGCGATCTGGCTCGGGGAGGACTCCGGGGTGTTCGTGCCCACGCATCTGGCCGTGCGGCCGGGGGCTGCGTTGGTGGCGGGGGCCGCGCGTCGGTACGTACCCGATGGGCATGGGCTGATCGTGATGCTGGCCGAGCCCGGGCTGCTGCTGTCCTCCCCTGTGCCCGTGCGGCCGGTCACCGAGGCGGAGTTGAGCTGA
- a CDS encoding AAA family ATPase, with the protein MIEESLVTAPAEADARAVREAVAAARRGLVEREIVSEAVVLCAVAGEHLLVVGAPGTAKSEAVRRVAQQLGGRLFEYVLGRFTEPNEIFGPVDLRKLREGVVEVETSGMLPEADVAFLDEVFLGSTAILNTLLGLLNERTYRRGSTAVDVPLRVCVGASNALPDDPALEAFADRFLVRVFVEPVADARLEELLEAGWDVQEDVGAGVERLMPVVDRLALAARQCELGAVRGHIAAAVRRLRAAGVPVSDRRAVRVQRLVAAAAVLDGRTTASEADLWVLPLIAPTADAQALARDTLADLMGSARNGSLAHAAEELSRGPAARAERLAVAGDELLAGLGAVPYPRDERLRIEATLREIDASFGADDVPQVLKDVRERLVAAVAAP; encoded by the coding sequence GTGATCGAAGAGTCCCTGGTAACCGCCCCCGCCGAAGCCGATGCCCGCGCTGTGCGCGAGGCCGTTGCCGCTGCTCGGCGCGGGCTCGTCGAGCGGGAGATCGTTTCCGAGGCTGTCGTGCTCTGTGCCGTCGCCGGGGAGCATCTGCTGGTGGTCGGGGCTCCCGGCACGGCCAAGTCGGAGGCCGTGCGGAGGGTCGCTCAGCAGCTCGGCGGGCGGCTCTTCGAGTACGTGCTCGGGCGGTTCACCGAGCCCAATGAGATCTTCGGCCCCGTTGACCTGCGGAAGCTGCGGGAGGGTGTCGTCGAGGTCGAGACCTCGGGGATGCTGCCCGAGGCCGACGTGGCCTTCCTCGACGAGGTGTTCCTCGGATCCACCGCCATCCTCAACACCCTGCTCGGACTGCTCAACGAGCGGACCTACCGGCGGGGCAGCACGGCCGTCGACGTGCCGTTGCGGGTGTGCGTCGGGGCGTCCAACGCGCTGCCCGACGACCCCGCGCTGGAAGCCTTCGCCGACCGCTTTCTGGTGCGGGTCTTCGTCGAGCCCGTTGCCGATGCCCGGCTGGAGGAGCTGCTCGAGGCCGGGTGGGACGTGCAGGAGGACGTGGGGGCCGGCGTCGAGCGGCTGATGCCCGTCGTGGACCGGCTTGCTCTGGCTGCCCGGCAGTGTGAACTGGGCGCTGTGCGGGGGCACATCGCTGCCGCCGTACGCAGGCTGCGGGCCGCCGGAGTTCCCGTCAGCGACCGGCGGGCCGTGCGCGTTCAGCGGCTGGTGGCCGCGGCTGCCGTGCTCGACGGACGTACGACTGCCAGTGAGGCCGACCTGTGGGTGCTGCCCCTGATCGCGCCCACCGCCGATGCCCAGGCGCTCGCCAGGGACACCCTCGCGGATCTGATGGGCAGCGCGCGGAACGGCAGCCTCGCGCACGCCGCCGAAGAGCTGAGCCGGGGGCCCGCAGCCCGTGCCGAGCGGCTTGCCGTGGCGGGGGACGAGCTCCTTGCGGGGCTCGGGGCGGTTCCGTACCCGCGCGACGAGCGACTGCGCATCGAGGCCACGCTGCGCGAGATCGACGCCTCCTTCGGTGCAGATGATGTGCCGCAGGTGCTGAAGGACGTACGGGAGCGCCTGGTCGCTGCCGTCGCCGCGCCGTGA
- a CDS encoding bpX6 domain-containing protein yields the protein MIHRGRVEAHALVLATPVIGEEEARARVLELWSPGLEVRELPYGHWLLVLPESVSVRAEQAPGLPLTDGVHAGRIDVEHAGEVRSYDLAALPALDPAQWLELGAYEVRALTPLQPPEPLPVAVLPPAADEAAPDLRATAGVQGVSARAARQLRGAGQGSQPAGGGPVHESLLARWAMQSPAAAWIRARHERYLRRLTRQFEEGSWDDALRDAVALGGGPDGGATTLRLPGHRTGPLMPTGVRAPGGGVIPYGADAQHHLRQLYRQAAQALEKEGRIEEAAFVLADLLDEAEEAAALLERHGRLRLAAELAEGRALDPALVVRLWWRAGDRQRALRVARARGAFAAAVERLGPVDHEAAVELRLMWSAELYAAGDLLGSVEVAWAERELRPGAVSLARRALDGNPPHRAALLAYALARSPDPAHLDEARALLALPQPDEADWREQRAFTRTLCTARPQAASVERELSTSALRALVRGVVHETDQKEQARLVRALHRRADPLFAADMVTPEVPAGTRPVLHLRAERAPGRLPLTDAVALSPGVLLTAHGDAGVRLLGRDGRVRARWDVPAHRLVVADHGGSALLVAERGDVRDIHRLDLATRQVRRWTTLRARATASSYDGTVLAVVDEDGIGFVETRAEQPRARWRELDRDHTVLRLARTPESLAAVLEVPPAVAGGPRTREVWQWELPSVTLRGRTPVPDGEDALLAGGVALRPERDELGLKLRAYATRKSAQDLYALPSDTVELLTDGDTLATVVAEEADRRVWFAEEPGGRRWAGVTFSEGAALGLRTHGGLITVYDAEGRIVVLDEARRTVVLSARS from the coding sequence ATGATCCACCGCGGTCGCGTCGAGGCGCACGCTCTGGTGCTCGCCACGCCCGTCATCGGCGAGGAGGAGGCCCGCGCACGGGTGCTGGAGCTGTGGAGCCCCGGGCTCGAAGTGCGTGAACTGCCGTACGGTCATTGGCTGTTGGTGCTACCCGAGTCCGTCTCCGTACGCGCCGAGCAGGCACCAGGGCTGCCGCTGACCGACGGTGTGCACGCCGGGCGGATCGACGTCGAGCACGCCGGAGAGGTGCGGTCGTACGACCTGGCCGCGCTTCCCGCACTCGACCCCGCCCAGTGGCTGGAGCTCGGCGCGTATGAGGTCCGCGCGCTGACCCCGCTCCAGCCGCCCGAGCCGCTGCCCGTCGCCGTGCTGCCTCCGGCCGCGGACGAGGCGGCGCCCGATCTGCGGGCCACCGCCGGGGTCCAGGGTGTCTCGGCCAGGGCGGCGCGGCAGCTGCGCGGGGCGGGCCAGGGCTCTCAGCCGGCCGGGGGCGGTCCCGTACACGAGAGCCTGCTGGCGCGGTGGGCGATGCAGTCCCCCGCCGCGGCCTGGATCCGCGCCCGCCACGAGCGGTATCTGCGGCGGCTCACCCGGCAGTTCGAGGAGGGGAGTTGGGACGACGCCCTGCGCGATGCCGTTGCCCTGGGCGGCGGGCCCGACGGCGGGGCGACGACGCTCCGGCTGCCGGGGCACCGGACCGGGCCGTTGATGCCGACCGGGGTACGGGCCCCGGGCGGCGGCGTCATTCCGTACGGCGCCGATGCCCAGCACCATCTGCGGCAGCTCTACCGGCAGGCCGCGCAGGCGCTGGAGAAGGAGGGGCGGATCGAGGAGGCGGCCTTCGTGCTCGCCGATCTCCTCGACGAGGCCGAGGAGGCCGCCGCCCTCCTGGAGCGGCACGGGCGGCTGCGCCTCGCCGCCGAACTCGCGGAGGGGCGCGCCCTCGACCCGGCCCTGGTCGTACGGCTGTGGTGGCGCGCCGGGGACCGGCAGCGGGCGCTGCGTGTGGCCCGGGCGCGCGGGGCCTTTGCCGCGGCCGTGGAGCGGCTGGGGCCGGTGGACCATGAGGCCGCGGTGGAGCTGCGGCTGATGTGGTCGGCGGAGCTGTACGCGGCGGGCGATCTGCTGGGCTCCGTCGAAGTGGCCTGGGCCGAAAGGGAGTTGAGGCCCGGCGCGGTCAGTCTGGCGCGGCGTGCGCTCGACGGGAACCCGCCGCATCGGGCCGCGCTGCTCGCGTACGCCCTGGCGCGGAGCCCCGATCCGGCCCATCTCGACGAGGCACGGGCGCTGCTCGCGCTGCCTCAGCCGGACGAGGCGGACTGGCGGGAGCAGCGGGCCTTCACCCGGACGCTGTGCACTGCCCGCCCCCAAGCTGCCTCTGTCGAACGGGAGTTGAGCACCTCCGCCCTGCGTGCCCTCGTGCGCGGCGTCGTACACGAGACCGACCAGAAGGAGCAGGCCCGGCTGGTCAGGGCATTGCACAGGCGCGCCGATCCGCTCTTCGCCGCCGACATGGTGACGCCCGAGGTCCCGGCGGGCACTCGCCCCGTCCTGCATCTGCGCGCCGAACGGGCCCCGGGCCGGCTCCCCCTCACCGACGCCGTCGCGCTCTCACCCGGCGTACTCCTGACCGCGCACGGCGACGCGGGCGTGCGGCTGCTGGGGCGCGACGGCCGCGTCCGGGCGCGCTGGGACGTGCCCGCGCACCGGCTGGTCGTCGCGGACCACGGGGGCTCCGCGCTGCTGGTCGCCGAGCGCGGTGACGTACGGGACATCCACCGGCTCGACCTCGCCACCCGCCAGGTGCGGCGCTGGACGACCCTGCGGGCGCGGGCCACGGCGTCCTCGTACGACGGCACCGTCCTGGCCGTCGTCGACGAGGACGGCATCGGCTTCGTCGAGACGCGCGCCGAGCAGCCGCGCGCCCGCTGGCGGGAGCTCGACCGCGACCACACGGTGCTCCGTCTCGCCCGTACGCCGGAGAGCCTGGCCGCCGTGCTGGAAGTGCCCCCGGCCGTCGCGGGCGGCCCGCGCACCCGCGAGGTGTGGCAGTGGGAACTGCCCTCCGTCACCCTGCGCGGACGCACTCCGGTGCCGGACGGCGAGGACGCGCTGCTCGCCGGGGGTGTCGCGCTGCGGCCCGAACGCGACGAGCTGGGGCTGAAGTTGCGTGCGTACGCGACGAGGAAGAGCGCCCAGGACCTCTACGCGCTGCCCTCCGACACCGTCGAACTGCTCACCGACGGCGACACCCTCGCCACCGTGGTCGCCGAGGAGGCGGACCGGCGGGTCTGGTTCGCGGAGGAGCCCGGGGGTCGCCGCTGGGCGGGCGTGACCTTCTCCGAGGGGGCCGCGCTCGGGCTGCGTACGCACGGCGGACTGATCACGGTGTACGACGCCGAGGGCCGGATCGTCGTCCTGGACGAGGCGCGCAGGACGGTCGTGCTCAGCGCACGATCATGA